The following are encoded together in the Corticium candelabrum chromosome 1, ooCorCand1.1, whole genome shotgun sequence genome:
- the LOC134182479 gene encoding uncharacterized protein LOC134182479, whose protein sequence is MYSSLDQVRVDSTGNDTRTKKKTSGDSALKVYFALTVGVGIGGFIVSVRLPDACFDHKETIVIVYAVIQSVWLWISTLASIGYLIHKKCSAQLRPKPECDCFSDICKAFRLFFYHHPEIVPMTLLGLATIGGSIPKMVVLNNCMSGALVKFEIVYMVSESVFILVTIWTIVTQWLHNPKCKENLKNGQYVSVNSGKAPERRDIDVTFARWPSCLPDPQRVLLLCYVISILIILVSSAADEGAQETTFNAVRKCSNNTLTNKCKIRVKNSAELTNNFFAPLKMQFCFVTLMILVSVWITLNSSQKDNSSGDQKSGDSECYSKWYDVILNIVVILFGVGVFAVYVYYAVQLINTSNLTSNSTANATNSTMSQSTSFDESSLYSLSSKLKEKYMENVKNFLKVQISVELVSSVVLLILLCVRFCCTQKQDIGVFNGGNIDDVIVMTTCTAVTIHCVFNLASYMECLERHDKCTLTSILIGLEIASLALDIVQGFLQTALLLILKTLCHPVKTRADVRRNLFYGNALTFLSFVNLAICLGDCLVELREARSARGYLVGFPVYPSESWTFVTQLYYPLGVFFRLYSANAFWKSGVNILYNHSLVKIKSENNIT, encoded by the coding sequence ATGTATAGTAGTCTCGACCAAGTACGTGTAGACAGTACTGGAAACGACACCAGGACAAAGAAAAAGACGAGCGGTGACTCAGCTCTGAAAGTGTATTTTGCTCTTACTGTTGGTGTTGGGATCGGCGGTTTTATTGTATCCGTTCGGCTCCCTGACGCTTGCTTTGACCATAAAGAAACGATAGTGATAGTGTACGCTGTGATTCAGAGTGTCTGGTTGTGGATCTCAACACTGGCTAGTATTGGCTACTTGATACACAAGAAATGCAGCGCCCAACTTAGACCGAAACCAGAATGTGATTGCTTTAGCGATATCTGCAAAGCGTTTAGACTTTTTTTCTACCACCATCCAGAAATAGTTCCAATGACATTACTCGGACTAGCTACCATCGGTGGAAGCATACCAAAAATGGTAGTCTTGAACAATTGTATGAGCGGTGCACTAGTGAAATTTGAGATCGTTTACATGGTAAGTGAATCTGTTTTTATTCTTGTTACTATCTGGACGATTGTTACGCAATGGCTGCACAACCCCAAATGCAAAGAAAACTTGAAGAATGGTCAATATGTGTCTGTTAACTCTGGCAAGGCACCTGAGCGCAGGGATATTGACGTGACATTTGCACGGTGGCCTTCTTGTCTTCCCGACCCCCAGCGTGTTCTTCTTTTGTGTTATGTGATATCTATTCTCATAATTCTAGTCTCATCTGCAGCAGACGAAGGCGCTCAAGAAACGACATTTAATGCCGTCAGAAAGTGCAGCAATAATACGTTGACGAACAAATGTAAAATCCGTGTCAAGAATAGTGCTGAGCTGACCAACAACTTTTTTGCTCCACTGAAAATGCAGTTCTGTTTCGTTACTCTCATGATTTTAGTTTCAGTGTGGATAACGCTTAATTCATCACAGAAAGACAATAGCAGCGGCGATCAAAAATCCGGTGACTCAGAATGTTACTCAAAGTGGTACGATGTAATTCTAAATATTGTGGTAATTTTGTTTGGCGTCGGTGTCTTTGCTGTTTATGTCTATTATGCAGTACAACTTATCAACACATCAAATTTGACTTCAAATTCGACAGCAAATGCCACTAACTCGACTATGTCACAGAGCACCTCATTTGATGAATCATCATTGTATTCGCTATCATCAAAATTAAAGGAAAAATATATGGAAAACGTTAAAAATTTCTTAAAAGTTCAAATTTCGGTGGAATTAGTTTCTTCAGTTGTGCTGCTAATTTTACTTTGCGTCAGATTCTGCTGTACCCAAAAGCAGGATATTGGTGTTTTCAACGGTGGAAACATTGATGACGTTATAGTGATGACGACCTGCACCGCAGTTACTATTCATTGTGTCTTTAATCTGGCTTCTTACATGGAATGTTTGGAACGACATGATAAGTGCACTTTGACTTCGATTTTGATTGGCCTGGAGATTGCAAGTTTGGCACTAGATATTGTGCAAGGTTTTCTTCAAACTGCCCTTCTCCTAATATTAAAGACATTGTGTCATCCGGTGAAAACACGAGCAGACGTACGCCGTAATTTATTTTATGGCAATGCGCTAACGTTTTTGAGTTTCGTCAATCTCGCAATATGTCTAGGAGACTGTTTGGTTGAATTGAGAGAGGCCAGGTCGGCGAGAGGTTATCTTGTTGGCTTTCCAGTATATCCGTCCGAGTCTTGGACATTTGTAACGCAATTGTATTATCCTCTGGGTGTCTTTTTTCGATTATATAGCGCTAATGCGTTTTGGAAGAGCGGCGTTAACATTTTATATAACCATAGTCTAGTTAAAATTAAGTCTGAGAACAATATTACTTGA